One Erysipelothrix amsterdamensis DNA window includes the following coding sequences:
- a CDS encoding PolC-type DNA polymerase III — MTEIFDKLGINKNYSFHFEDADIISCKYNPEKKKLILNVKVMNALPFSVYRELTKKLKLYTKTDVDLIVQSKHCDLDFLNISQYTDMIVRAQNLSAVKESSLQLVNQQLKLLCIDQHHQEATLRECGALCDALKSLGIELDVDAEISTGNLEDEVSEMPKIDKVEVVDRKVVSRVPKRRNGKGNYNPIKMSLLTDEARDVSVAGKVFDVEVRETRTGKFIAKYYLSDGESAICVVDFADTEEEIISKGICIRVFGTYVFDAKYERDYIFKMDRYEEIDNIFRRFDTADEKRVEFHLHTKFSEMDGINDASEYMAQAFEWGHPGMIITDHTGVQGFPKAYGNLKKLRSKYPDHEFKLGYGVEMNMVDGELKIVSNAHGEPLQSGSYVSFDLETTGLSNYYDHIIEFGGVLIENGRVVKKMQTFIKAPVPVRPFIQELTNITDADLVNAPTIEEAMDEILEFLGDHVLVAHNAQFDIDFIQETLRRLGKEPIQNAVIDTLDLSRALFDNRRSYRLGSIARFMRIGYDEGVAHRADYDAEVLSLVFLEMLRLEQLSTMQTIDDLQSLNNESSFKKLRKSHCTVIAKTQSSIKDLYQLITLSHTKYLAFFGKTSKGDAVMAEPRILRSELERFRENLLIGAGCTNSELFEIAMNKSQAALERCIAFYDYVEIMPLDLYAPLLESQAIESEARLLDIINRIISTATKLNKPILAVGNVHYNHPSEKVIRDVYIHSQGIGGSRHPLYIFNEQRRMAFEAPNQHFRSTNEMLDAFAFLGADKAYEYVIKNPVKLLNEIEDISPKKKELFTPHLENSDELLKDIVYHNAHKLYGNPLPEIVQARIERELKSIFGNGYGVIYYISHLLVKKSLDDGYLVGSRGSVGSSLVATMAEITEVNPLAPHYVCDNCHYNEFFLNGEYSSGFDLDPKDCPNCGKALHCEGQDIPFETFLGFEGDKVPDIDLNFSGDYQEFAHAYTKEIFGEEYVYRAGTISTVAQKTAFGYVLGYHESMNITNSNNAWNTYLAVGAEGVKRTTGQHPGGIIVVPDYMDVHDFTPIQYPANNPDSTWYTTHFEFHDIDDNVLKLDILGHVDPTAMKMLERLTGVDIHDVPMNDKKTLSLFGSTEALDVDERKYHEVTGGLGLPEFGTPFVRGMLEATRPNKFSDLVRISGLSHGTDVWRNNAEELIKQGLAFDKVIGCRDDIMVDLMHYGLEAKEAFTIMESVRKGRGLTDEWIASMKRNNVPEWYIDSCLKIKYMFPKAHAVAYVMMAIRVAWFKVYYARAYYAVYFTLRVNAYEIETMCASQEIVASRLNSINMRLKSFDTKKDVTIKEKNLIDTLEVTLELQSRGYKVSPLDLELSKATEFSLDPRDDKAILPPFNVVDGLGDNVARQLVKAREEQPFISKKDLITRGGISSTSVKKLDELGVTSHLQDSNQMSLF; from the coding sequence GTGACCGAAATTTTTGACAAACTTGGAATAAATAAAAATTATTCGTTTCATTTTGAGGATGCGGACATTATCTCATGTAAGTATAATCCAGAAAAAAAGAAATTGATTCTCAACGTGAAGGTAATGAATGCATTACCTTTTTCAGTCTATAGAGAGCTAACGAAAAAATTAAAATTGTATACTAAAACAGATGTTGATCTTATTGTGCAGTCTAAGCATTGTGATCTTGATTTTTTAAATATCAGCCAGTATACGGATATGATTGTTCGCGCGCAGAATTTAAGTGCTGTGAAAGAATCATCGTTGCAACTTGTTAATCAACAGCTCAAGTTATTATGTATTGATCAGCATCATCAAGAAGCAACGTTACGAGAATGTGGTGCTCTTTGTGATGCACTAAAATCATTGGGTATTGAGCTTGACGTAGATGCGGAAATTTCAACGGGGAACCTTGAAGATGAAGTTTCAGAAATGCCTAAAATTGATAAAGTCGAAGTGGTCGATCGTAAAGTCGTTTCAAGGGTGCCAAAGCGTCGAAACGGTAAAGGAAACTATAATCCGATAAAGATGAGTTTGCTTACGGATGAAGCACGTGATGTTTCGGTAGCGGGTAAGGTTTTTGATGTAGAGGTTCGCGAAACAAGAACAGGGAAATTCATTGCTAAGTATTATTTAAGTGATGGGGAATCTGCAATTTGTGTTGTTGATTTTGCGGACACCGAAGAAGAAATCATTTCAAAAGGTATTTGTATCCGTGTATTTGGAACCTATGTATTTGATGCGAAGTATGAACGTGATTACATTTTTAAGATGGATCGCTATGAGGAAATTGATAATATTTTCCGTCGTTTTGATACAGCGGATGAAAAACGTGTCGAGTTTCATTTGCATACAAAGTTTTCCGAAATGGATGGAATTAACGATGCTTCCGAATATATGGCGCAAGCTTTTGAATGGGGACATCCGGGTATGATCATTACCGACCATACAGGTGTGCAAGGATTTCCGAAAGCATACGGAAATCTTAAAAAATTACGTTCGAAGTATCCGGATCATGAGTTCAAATTGGGATACGGCGTTGAGATGAATATGGTTGATGGTGAGCTTAAAATCGTTTCTAACGCTCATGGTGAACCTCTTCAATCAGGTTCTTATGTTTCATTTGACTTGGAAACGACAGGGCTTTCAAATTATTACGATCACATCATTGAATTTGGTGGTGTTCTAATTGAAAATGGTCGTGTGGTTAAGAAGATGCAAACATTTATAAAAGCTCCAGTTCCGGTTAGACCTTTTATTCAAGAATTAACCAATATTACGGATGCTGATCTCGTGAATGCACCGACAATTGAAGAAGCAATGGATGAAATTTTAGAATTCTTAGGGGATCATGTATTGGTAGCGCATAATGCCCAGTTTGATATTGATTTTATACAAGAAACACTTCGTAGGTTGGGAAAAGAACCAATTCAAAATGCAGTGATTGATACTTTAGATTTATCACGTGCACTTTTTGATAATCGACGCTCTTATCGTTTGGGAAGTATTGCACGATTTATGCGTATTGGTTATGACGAAGGTGTTGCTCACCGTGCTGATTATGATGCTGAAGTATTATCGCTTGTCTTTTTAGAGATGCTGCGTCTGGAGCAATTAAGCACGATGCAGACAATTGATGATCTTCAATCTTTAAATAATGAATCAAGTTTTAAAAAATTACGTAAAAGTCATTGTACTGTAATCGCTAAAACTCAATCAAGCATTAAAGATTTATATCAACTAATAACCCTTTCGCATACCAAATATCTTGCGTTTTTTGGTAAGACGTCAAAAGGGGATGCTGTAATGGCAGAGCCGAGAATTTTGAGAAGTGAATTAGAACGATTCCGCGAGAATTTGTTAATTGGCGCAGGGTGCACCAATTCCGAACTTTTTGAAATTGCTATGAATAAAAGTCAAGCTGCACTCGAACGTTGCATTGCCTTTTATGACTACGTAGAGATTATGCCTTTAGACTTATATGCTCCTTTGTTGGAGAGTCAAGCAATTGAAAGTGAAGCACGCTTACTGGATATCATTAATCGTATTATTAGTACAGCCACAAAGCTTAATAAACCGATATTAGCAGTTGGAAATGTACACTATAACCATCCCAGTGAAAAGGTAATTCGCGATGTTTACATCCATTCACAAGGAATTGGTGGTTCACGACATCCGTTGTATATATTTAATGAACAACGTCGAATGGCTTTTGAGGCGCCGAATCAACATTTTAGAAGTACGAATGAGATGTTGGATGCTTTCGCATTTTTAGGGGCAGATAAAGCCTATGAGTATGTCATTAAAAACCCAGTAAAATTATTAAATGAAATTGAAGATATTTCACCTAAGAAAAAGGAATTGTTTACACCGCATCTCGAAAACAGTGATGAACTCCTTAAAGATATTGTTTACCATAATGCGCATAAGCTCTATGGAAATCCACTCCCTGAAATTGTTCAAGCACGAATTGAACGAGAACTTAAATCAATTTTTGGAAATGGTTACGGTGTTATTTACTATATTTCTCATCTTCTTGTGAAAAAGTCACTGGATGATGGATATCTTGTAGGATCGCGTGGTTCTGTTGGTTCATCTCTTGTAGCTACAATGGCTGAGATTACTGAAGTTAATCCTCTCGCGCCTCATTACGTTTGTGATAATTGCCACTATAATGAATTCTTTTTAAATGGTGAATATTCATCGGGTTTCGACTTAGATCCTAAAGATTGTCCAAATTGTGGCAAAGCGCTCCATTGTGAAGGACAGGATATTCCCTTTGAAACGTTCCTAGGGTTTGAAGGTGACAAGGTTCCAGATATCGATTTAAACTTTTCAGGAGACTATCAGGAATTTGCGCATGCGTACACCAAAGAAATATTTGGTGAAGAATATGTTTATCGGGCTGGTACGATCTCGACAGTTGCACAAAAAACTGCGTTTGGGTATGTTCTGGGTTATCATGAGAGCATGAATATTACAAACAGTAATAATGCATGGAATACTTATCTTGCAGTTGGTGCTGAAGGCGTTAAACGAACAACAGGACAACACCCTGGTGGGATTATTGTTGTTCCGGACTATATGGACGTTCATGATTTCACACCGATTCAATATCCTGCAAACAATCCGGACTCTACCTGGTATACAACACATTTCGAGTTTCATGATATTGATGATAATGTGCTTAAACTCGATATTTTGGGACATGTGGATCCAACAGCGATGAAAATGTTGGAACGATTAACGGGTGTTGATATTCATGATGTACCAATGAATGATAAGAAAACTTTATCACTCTTCGGTTCAACAGAAGCATTAGATGTCGATGAGCGCAAATATCATGAAGTGACCGGTGGATTAGGATTACCAGAGTTTGGAACACCGTTTGTTCGTGGAATGCTTGAAGCGACGCGTCCAAATAAGTTCTCGGATTTAGTTCGTATATCGGGTCTTTCTCATGGAACAGATGTTTGGCGTAATAATGCTGAGGAACTCATCAAACAGGGATTAGCCTTTGATAAGGTAATTGGGTGTCGTGATGATATCATGGTTGATCTCATGCATTACGGACTTGAAGCCAAGGAAGCATTTACCATCATGGAAAGTGTTCGTAAAGGACGCGGACTAACTGATGAGTGGATTGCCTCCATGAAACGAAATAATGTGCCCGAATGGTATATTGATTCATGTCTAAAAATTAAATACATGTTCCCCAAGGCGCATGCCGTAGCATATGTTATGATGGCGATACGTGTAGCATGGTTTAAGGTTTATTATGCGAGAGCATACTATGCAGTGTACTTTACATTACGTGTAAATGCTTATGAGATTGAAACGATGTGTGCATCACAAGAAATAGTGGCAAGTCGTTTAAACTCAATTAATATGCGTTTAAAGAGTTTTGATACCAAAAAAGATGTAACAATCAAAGAAAAAAACCTCATTGATACGCTGGAGGTTACGCTTGAACTCCAAAGTAGAGGGTATAAGGTAAGCCCTCTAGATTTAGAATTGTCAAAGGCTACAGAATTCAGCCTGGATCCTCGCGATGATAAAGCTATTCTTCCACCATTTAATGTAGTAGATGGTTTGGGTGATAACGTTGCCCGTCAACTTGTAAAGGCCCGGGAAGAACAACCATTTATATCTAAAAAGGATCTTATTACCCGTGGAGGAATCAGTTCTACTTCTGTCAAAAAATTAGATGAGCTAGGTGTCACATCCCATTTACAAGATAGTAATCAGATGAGTTTGTTTTAA
- the rnc gene encoding ribonuclease III: MTKWDLLDSMKIPYFNKDLINNAFIHSSYVNEAEELLEDNERLEFMGDAVLQICVSERLFKHQDHFNEGDMTLYRAKLVCEDALAQYSLKLKLNDYLMLGMGEEKNGGRVRVSIIADLFESFIGALYLDSGIDSVNRVLDSVMNEAFNELESLSITDYKTKLQEYIQSDSRKSVSYEVINVVGPSNAPEFEVVVKLDELIFGQGKGLSKKKAEQMAAKDAFEKLVK, from the coding sequence ATGACAAAATGGGATTTATTGGATTCTATGAAGATTCCATACTTTAATAAAGATTTAATTAATAATGCTTTTATTCATTCTTCTTATGTCAATGAGGCAGAAGAATTATTAGAAGACAACGAACGTCTTGAATTTATGGGTGATGCTGTATTGCAAATATGTGTATCAGAGCGTCTTTTTAAACATCAAGATCATTTTAATGAAGGCGATATGACCCTTTATCGAGCAAAACTCGTATGTGAAGATGCTCTTGCGCAATATAGCCTAAAACTCAAACTTAATGATTATTTAATGTTGGGAATGGGTGAGGAAAAAAATGGTGGTAGAGTAAGAGTTTCAATTATCGCTGATTTATTCGAAAGTTTTATAGGTGCGCTTTATTTAGATAGTGGTATCGATAGTGTTAATCGAGTCCTTGATTCTGTAATGAATGAAGCATTTAATGAACTTGAATCCTTAAGTATTACAGATTATAAAACGAAGTTACAGGAGTACATACAATCTGACTCACGGAAGTCAGTCAGTTATGAGGTTATTAATGTGGTGGGGCCTTCCAATGCACCTGAGTTTGAAGTGGTTGTGAAGTTGGACGAACTTATTTTCGGCCAAGGAAAAGGCTTATCGAAAAAGAAAGCAGAACAAATGGCAGCGAAGGATGCCTTTGAGAAACTTGTAAAATAA
- a CDS encoding ATP-dependent DNA helicase RecG, which produces MKLTDKQLKIIEAYGADTPESFLMVFPYRYERLEAKPQDAWRPGDTVVFSGRLLGGFKNFTFRRNQSVTNFKVVFQDQIVPVAIFNRRYLNTRHYEHGIVVVGIVGKEGNITAKTVSNKDIQDIVGIKPVYSQKSGIKQYEIERLVVKIVENVSLPNIIPTEFQMQYRLMDRFDAVKAIHMPQSETELHHGLRTLKYEEFLAYHLSITLNNSDREYGVSKLFERDAVQKEIDMLPFELTADQEQSLNEILVDLESSKKMNRLLQGDVGSGKTVVALLAAYANYLAGYQVAFMVPTELLLMQHVQSFKKLFPDIDCVVLSQGIDHRDDVIQAIATGEASVIFGTHALFQKDVVFHNLGLAIIDEQHRFGVDQRRALITKGKQVDTLMLSATPIPRTLAASLFFDLDVSTIATYPSHRKEIETHWVHENSLRSIMVPIEERLKKHEQIYIVCAAIEEGERVGVKNVHTICENLKPVFSNYTVDFVHGKMPSELKNEKMQAFVLGEIDILISTSVIEVGLDVHNANMMIIYNAEQFGLATLHQLRGRVGRGTKQGVCYLLSSNESDETAQRMNALVSSHDGFELSMTDMRLRGFGDVLGQRQSGLPNFILGDIIKDENILKQAKIDAIAIAQNLDNSNYKEIIADVDRRQYFKTT; this is translated from the coding sequence ATGAAGCTCACAGATAAGCAATTAAAAATCATTGAAGCTTATGGTGCTGACACACCAGAAAGTTTCCTAATGGTTTTTCCTTACCGTTACGAACGACTTGAGGCAAAACCTCAGGATGCGTGGCGACCAGGGGATACGGTTGTTTTTTCGGGACGATTATTGGGTGGTTTTAAAAATTTTACATTTCGTCGCAATCAATCAGTAACAAATTTTAAAGTTGTTTTCCAAGATCAAATTGTTCCTGTTGCGATTTTTAACCGTCGTTATTTGAATACGCGCCATTATGAACATGGTATTGTTGTAGTTGGTATTGTTGGTAAAGAGGGAAACATCACTGCTAAAACGGTAAGTAACAAGGATATTCAAGATATCGTTGGAATCAAACCGGTATACAGTCAAAAATCGGGGATTAAACAGTATGAAATCGAACGTTTAGTCGTGAAGATTGTTGAGAATGTATCGTTACCAAACATTATACCCACAGAATTTCAGATGCAATATAGACTTATGGATCGGTTTGATGCAGTGAAGGCGATTCATATGCCACAAAGTGAAACAGAACTTCATCATGGTTTAAGAACACTTAAATATGAAGAATTTTTAGCTTACCATCTATCAATCACGTTAAATAATAGTGATCGTGAGTATGGTGTTTCAAAGTTATTTGAACGAGATGCGGTTCAAAAAGAAATTGACATGTTGCCTTTTGAGTTAACTGCTGATCAAGAACAGTCCTTAAATGAGATTCTTGTTGATCTTGAATCGTCTAAGAAAATGAATCGATTACTTCAAGGTGATGTTGGGAGCGGGAAAACTGTTGTTGCACTGCTTGCAGCCTATGCAAATTATTTGGCTGGGTATCAAGTCGCCTTTATGGTACCTACAGAGTTATTATTAATGCAGCATGTTCAGTCTTTTAAGAAGCTCTTTCCGGATATTGATTGTGTTGTATTATCACAAGGTATAGATCATCGTGATGATGTAATTCAAGCAATCGCTACTGGTGAGGCATCGGTTATTTTTGGTACACATGCACTTTTTCAAAAAGACGTAGTCTTTCATAATCTCGGTCTCGCGATTATCGATGAACAACATCGTTTTGGTGTCGATCAGCGTCGTGCACTCATCACAAAAGGGAAGCAAGTTGATACACTCATGCTCTCTGCAACTCCTATACCCCGTACCCTTGCAGCGAGTTTGTTTTTTGACCTAGATGTTTCTACAATAGCGACTTATCCAAGTCATCGAAAAGAAATTGAAACACATTGGGTTCATGAAAATTCACTCCGTAGCATTATGGTGCCAATTGAAGAACGTTTAAAGAAACACGAGCAGATTTATATCGTTTGCGCTGCAATTGAAGAGGGTGAACGGGTAGGTGTTAAGAATGTTCATACAATTTGTGAAAATCTCAAACCGGTATTCAGTAACTATACGGTGGATTTCGTGCATGGAAAAATGCCAAGTGAATTAAAGAATGAGAAAATGCAGGCATTTGTTTTAGGGGAGATTGATATTCTCATTAGCACAAGTGTCATTGAAGTAGGTTTGGATGTACATAATGCTAATATGATGATTATTTACAATGCTGAACAATTTGGTCTTGCGACGTTGCATCAGTTAAGAGGTCGTGTAGGTCGTGGCACCAAGCAGGGAGTATGCTATTTACTTAGCAGTAATGAAAGTGATGAAACAGCACAAAGAATGAACGCGCTTGTTTCTTCCCATGATGGTTTTGAGTTATCAATGACTGATATGAGACTAAGAGGGTTTGGCGATGTATTAGGACAACGTCAGTCAGGACTTCCAAACTTTATTCTGGGAGATATTATAAAAGACGAAAATATCCTAAAACAAGCTAAGATTGACGCAATCGCTATTGCTCAAAATTTAGATAACAGCAATTACAAAGAAATAATTGCGGATGTCGACCGCCGACAGTATTTTAAAACGACATAA
- a CDS encoding DAK2 domain-containing protein translates to MNTINGDIFLKMLQSGANNLTNKHHEINALNVFPVPDGDTGTNMNLTFTSGLTDSKKAVTSHLGQLSKTLSRGLLMGARGNSGVILSQIFRGFAQSVENLQEASVMDLAEAFQKGKEVAYKAVMRPVEGTILTVLRESSQATYEFVLKNPEISVIEFFECLVAEANTSLDGTPELLPVLKEVGVVDSGGKGYVTVLEGFLAELKGNPIELEEGDESNHAAASDFEHDEFGYCTEFIVRLDEESINRYNEDKFRAQLEALGNSLVVVTDEDLVKVHVHTLKPGNALNLAQRYGEFVKLKIENMSEQHNTILDAESNASKTQKQHSKYAIVAVAAGTGVVDMFKELRAEYIISGGQTMNPSTEDFVALINSIDADHIFILPNNSNIIMAAKQAQDICEDKDIHVIETKTIPQGLSACVMFNPDVDVEDNLTEMLEAVANTKTGQVTYAIKDTMFESIEIKQNDFMGILEKDIVVTNPNRLETTKALCAKLIDDESELVTLITGEDVSDEEADTVVDFIESTYDVEVESHRGEQPVYSYIIGVE, encoded by the coding sequence ATGAATACTATTAATGGCGATATCTTTTTGAAGATGCTTCAAAGTGGTGCCAACAATCTTACAAATAAGCATCATGAAATTAATGCTCTTAACGTTTTCCCTGTTCCCGATGGAGATACAGGAACAAATATGAATCTTACTTTCACAAGTGGGTTAACAGATTCTAAAAAAGCTGTTACATCACACTTAGGTCAATTATCCAAAACATTATCTCGCGGTTTATTAATGGGCGCGCGAGGAAACTCAGGCGTTATCCTTTCTCAAATCTTCCGAGGATTTGCACAATCCGTAGAAAATTTACAAGAAGCAAGTGTTATGGATCTTGCGGAAGCTTTCCAAAAAGGTAAAGAAGTTGCCTACAAGGCAGTTATGCGTCCTGTTGAAGGAACAATTCTAACTGTTTTACGTGAGAGTTCACAGGCTACCTATGAGTTTGTACTTAAAAATCCTGAAATCTCAGTCATTGAGTTTTTTGAATGTTTAGTAGCTGAAGCAAATACGTCTTTAGATGGAACACCAGAACTTCTGCCTGTATTAAAAGAAGTCGGCGTTGTCGATAGTGGTGGTAAAGGTTATGTTACCGTTCTTGAAGGATTCCTAGCAGAATTAAAAGGGAACCCTATCGAACTTGAAGAGGGTGATGAGTCCAATCATGCCGCTGCTTCAGATTTTGAACATGATGAATTTGGTTACTGTACAGAATTTATCGTACGTCTCGATGAAGAATCAATCAACCGTTATAATGAAGATAAATTCAGAGCGCAATTAGAAGCACTTGGTAATTCATTGGTAGTTGTTACGGATGAAGATTTAGTTAAAGTTCATGTTCATACATTGAAACCAGGTAATGCTCTAAACTTAGCGCAACGCTATGGTGAATTTGTTAAGCTGAAAATTGAAAATATGTCTGAACAACACAATACGATTTTAGATGCCGAATCAAATGCTTCTAAAACTCAAAAACAACACAGTAAATACGCAATTGTAGCTGTTGCTGCAGGTACGGGTGTTGTGGATATGTTTAAAGAACTCCGTGCAGAATACATTATCAGCGGGGGTCAAACTATGAACCCATCAACTGAAGATTTTGTGGCACTTATCAATAGTATTGACGCAGATCATATTTTTATTCTGCCAAACAACTCAAATATCATTATGGCTGCAAAACAGGCTCAAGATATTTGTGAAGACAAAGATATTCATGTTATTGAAACGAAAACGATTCCTCAAGGATTATCAGCATGCGTTATGTTTAATCCTGATGTAGATGTTGAAGATAATTTAACTGAAATGCTTGAAGCTGTTGCCAATACCAAAACAGGTCAAGTTACATACGCAATTAAAGATACGATGTTTGAGTCCATTGAAATTAAACAAAATGATTTCATGGGGATTCTTGAAAAAGACATTGTTGTAACCAACCCTAATCGTTTAGAAACAACTAAGGCACTTTGTGCGAAGTTAATTGATGATGAAAGTGAACTTGTTACTTTAATCACGGGAGAAGATGTATCAGATGAAGAAGCTGATACAGTTGTTGATTTTATTGAATCTACATACGATGTAGAAGTAGAATCACATCGTGGTGAACAACCAGTTTATTCATACATCATTGGAGTAGAGTAA
- a CDS encoding Asp23/Gls24 family envelope stress response protein, whose product MAIEKTNEFGKINVSNEAIAMLAGGVVTECYGVVGMASQQVFKDGLAELLKGENYSKGVIVRKGDNGFDLDLYIIVSYNVKISEVVLEVQKKAKYMLEKTLQQNFNTINVYVQGIKVVQ is encoded by the coding sequence ATGGCGATTGAAAAAACCAATGAATTTGGAAAAATCAATGTTTCAAACGAAGCAATCGCAATGCTAGCTGGCGGTGTCGTGACAGAATGTTATGGTGTTGTTGGTATGGCCTCTCAGCAAGTCTTTAAAGATGGCCTTGCAGAATTGTTAAAGGGTGAAAATTATTCCAAAGGTGTTATTGTGCGTAAAGGGGATAATGGTTTTGATTTAGATTTATATATTATTGTAAGTTATAACGTTAAGATTTCAGAAGTAGTACTCGAAGTTCAAAAGAAAGCGAAATACATGTTAGAAAAAACACTTCAACAAAACTTTAATACGATTAATGTTTATGTTCAAGGTATTAAGGTTGTTCAATAA
- a CDS encoding cell division protein FtsQ/DivIB: MTRRNNPELNDEREPIDKIKASIDLKKKTIRRNKRKRRLIKMLQFLIVIGVFVGIYYFDKSDASRIHNVRVNGNVILSDAEIKDAINIHENQRIYLTFKPLINYKGKKVKGIDNVDANVYYRQGIINLNVTEKKAVGYTLEPTIRIYFEDGYYKELESVNPSVIERLPLLVGFTEESISESLLSALATIDDGSMASVSEIHFEPTKVEPDYMRIVMNNDYFVFTNVETLPQLNKYATIISGADSSARCIEFIEYGPTEETQSAVVKACGS; the protein is encoded by the coding sequence ATGACGCGTCGCAATAATCCTGAATTGAATGATGAGCGAGAGCCGATTGATAAAATAAAGGCCTCGATAGACCTTAAAAAGAAGACGATTCGCCGCAATAAGCGAAAACGTCGGTTGATTAAAATGCTTCAATTTTTAATTGTTATCGGAGTTTTCGTAGGGATTTATTATTTTGATAAAAGCGATGCTTCGCGAATTCATAATGTAAGAGTGAACGGTAATGTAATTCTTAGTGATGCGGAAATCAAAGATGCAATCAACATACATGAGAATCAACGCATCTATTTAACCTTTAAGCCATTGATAAACTATAAAGGAAAAAAAGTTAAGGGGATTGACAATGTTGACGCTAATGTATATTATCGTCAAGGTATCATAAATTTAAATGTAACGGAAAAGAAAGCTGTGGGTTACACATTGGAACCAACAATTCGAATTTATTTTGAAGATGGATATTATAAAGAGTTGGAATCGGTGAATCCTTCTGTGATCGAACGATTACCATTACTTGTAGGGTTTACAGAGGAATCAATATCTGAATCGCTGCTATCCGCTTTGGCAACCATTGATGATGGTTCTATGGCTTCCGTTTCTGAAATTCATTTCGAGCCTACAAAAGTTGAACCTGACTATATGAGAATTGTTATGAATAATGATTATTTTGTTTTTACAAATGTAGAAACTTTACCACAACTGAATAAATATGCTACTATTATAAGTGGGGCTGATTCGAGTGCTCGTTGCATCGAGTTTATCGAGTACGGTCCAACTGAAGAAACACAGTCTGCCGTTGTAAAGGCATGTGGATCATAA
- the murG gene encoding undecaprenyldiphospho-muramoylpentapeptide beta-N-acetylglucosaminyltransferase yields MKVCIVTGGSGGHIYPAITYADFIKKNRNTEVVFIGNDHKMESWIVPEAGYPFFAIHNQGLQGSIFDKIKAVFSQFGAYRAAKKHLKSLKPDVVFAFGGYVCGPVTFAAKSLKIPIVLHEQNAYPGKANKMIADSAKAIITCYEEAFSGRDYVHYLGNPRASLVHEEIDSSKEVERLNLDLKLNTVLMVMGSQGSTAMNKKFEKFVKYYDDPMTQVIIVTGPLHIDRFKQKVGEVHPNIRLEGFVDQKALLPVIDLIVCRSGASTVAEIESFGLPSLLIPSPYVANNHQFYNAKSLFDKNACDMLLEENIHDDVLNKHVFELIRNKQRLVELGHNARKLATPDAVSNIADLVEKVVGNDDASQ; encoded by the coding sequence ATGAAAGTATGTATTGTTACAGGTGGTAGTGGTGGTCATATTTACCCAGCAATCACCTATGCTGATTTCATTAAAAAGAATCGAAATACAGAAGTCGTTTTTATTGGGAACGATCATAAAATGGAATCTTGGATCGTGCCAGAGGCAGGATATCCTTTTTTTGCAATCCACAATCAAGGACTTCAAGGCAGTATATTCGATAAAATTAAAGCTGTTTTTTCTCAATTTGGAGCCTATCGTGCTGCTAAAAAACACTTAAAATCATTAAAACCGGATGTTGTATTTGCATTTGGAGGGTATGTTTGTGGGCCCGTAACATTTGCGGCAAAATCGCTTAAGATTCCGATTGTTCTCCATGAACAAAATGCGTATCCAGGAAAAGCAAATAAGATGATTGCGGATTCCGCAAAGGCAATCATTACGTGTTATGAAGAAGCATTTTCAGGTAGAGATTATGTCCACTATCTTGGGAATCCTCGAGCTTCTTTGGTACATGAAGAAATTGATAGTTCTAAAGAAGTCGAACGTCTCAATTTGGATTTAAAATTGAATACAGTCCTCATGGTTATGGGGTCCCAAGGTTCAACTGCAATGAATAAAAAATTTGAAAAGTTTGTTAAGTATTATGATGATCCAATGACTCAAGTAATTATTGTTACGGGTCCACTTCATATTGATCGTTTCAAACAAAAAGTTGGTGAAGTACATCCAAATATTCGTCTGGAAGGATTTGTAGACCAAAAAGCGTTATTACCGGTAATCGATTTAATTGTATGTCGATCAGGTGCTTCTACAGTTGCTGAGATTGAATCCTTTGGCCTACCGTCACTTCTAATACCAAGCCCATATGTGGCAAATAACCATCAATTTTATAATGCTAAATCGTTATTTGATAAGAACGCTTGTGATATGCTATTAGAAGAAAATATCCATGATGACGTATTGAATAAACATGTTTTTGAACTGATTCGTAATAAACAACGTTTGGTTGAATTAGGTCATAATGCACGTAAGCTTGCAACGCCTGATGCGGTTTCGAATATTGCAGATTTAGTTGAAAAGGTGGTGGGGAACGATGACGCGTCGCAATAA